CTGCCTCTAGCTCATGTGCTCCTCGGTGCAGAAGGCCCTGTTCGAGGAGGAGGACCACGTCAAGAAACTGCAGCAGAAAGTGGCCACCCTGGAGAAGCGCAACCGGCAGCTCCGGGAGCGTGTGAAGAAGGTCAAGAGGTCCTTGCGGCAGGCGCGTAAGAAGGGTCGCCACCTGGAGCTGGCGAACCAGAAACTCAGTGAGAAGCTGGCGGCGGGCGCGCTGCCGCACATCAACGCCCGGGGGCCCGTGCGCGCCCCCTACCTGCGGGGGTAACGGGCCTGGGGGCCGCCGGGTGTGCAGGGCCAGTCCTGGCGGTAATTGAGAATGAGTGAGGTTTTGTACATGCAGCTATTTCAAGGGTTGtaggagtttttgtttttaatcacgcATTTGGTAGAGTCTAAACGGATAAAACGCAAGGCTTGCTTTCCCCTTGGGTGCTGGCCTCAACGTCAGACCCCACGCGCTGCCCCTTCCTGGCCTGACCCcagacacagtgcctggcagtcCAGAGGCAGCGGGATCCCTGAGGGCTGAGTGCTCACCTGCAGAGCGGCCCAGAAAGAGCCCTGACTGGGGAGAGAACATTTTAGAATCTCTAGTGTAAAAGACATCAACGTGCTTAACCtttatttcagaagaaaatcAGGGTGGTTCCCAGATACCCAGTCCAGGACAACCGTTAGTCCTGATGAGTGAGCTGAGGTTAGTGCTGGAACCTGCTGGCACCTCACTGTCCACATCTTTGGAAGGGGGTGGTGGCCTTGCATCCAAGATGCCTGAAAATCGACACGTGCAGGGCCTCCCTATCCAGCCAGCATTTTCCTTTCAGCTGAGGCAGGTGAAGACTTAATAAGCTCATCACAGGGGAGGGAATTAGGAGCAGGGCAGCAGATAATTAAACAAGATAAATTATACCTGATTTCCAACACTAGCTACAAAGAGTTGAAGATGATACCTATGGGTCTCATTAACACAGGGGGCAACTGCCTTGATCGGCCTGCCATGGGTCATCAAACTGCTTCCTAAATTGAGAGAACCTGAGCAATCTCTCAGCCACTGCTATAATCTAACTTCTTGTTTGCTCAGTAATTGTTTCTAATGTCTGTGAATTCAAAGTGAGGTGCTCCAAGACGCTGTGAACTTCTGCAAAGACACCTCCTAACCTACTGGGATCACGTGACCTGACCTCACTCCCagccagcctcccaaagggctcgTTCCAGCCATTCCAATCTCTTCTTCTTTATGCAAATACTTTCCCCTCAACAAGCCTTGTTTGTTCCGATAGGAATATGTGTACATCAGTGCACTTGTCCTTACGTCAGTTCCTTACACCACCAAAGCACTTCACCTTTCtggaaataaaacttttaagaCACTACtataagtaaaaatgaaagtatTCACTATACTTATTGCTCAGGCACATTTGAGCAGGTCCCAGCTGTGTGGTTAAGAAGTCAACTGAGTGGCCTTTTCTGGGTTGCCTTCTGATCATGGCCTTTCAACCCAACAAGGGCCCTTCCCTGCTGTTCCACCAATAAAGGCCTCCTGGCCCCTCATCAGGATCTGCCCCCCAGAGACCACCCAGACACTGCAGGGCCTGGTGATGCTGCCCTCTGCACCGGAAACGGCAGGCACTGTCAGATTTCCACTCTTCTGCCTTTAGGAAAGCTGGGTGCTTCTTGCTCTGACAGCCAGTCTGGGGAGATGACTCTTATGTCACCTGAGTCTTGGTGGCAGGCTTCTGTCCAAGGGGGAGAAGTCTCTGCTCTGGACTGGACAGAAGGGAGACTTTTACCCTGGGGCACTCACATGGCCAAGCTTCTGCCACCACTTCGTTAGCTGTATTCTCCATAGCAT
The nucleotide sequence above comes from Symphalangus syndactylus isolate Jambi chromosome 10, NHGRI_mSymSyn1-v2.1_pri, whole genome shotgun sequence. Encoded proteins:
- the CCDC3 gene encoding coiled-coil domain-containing protein 3 isoform X4; this encodes MDENYNLFPHGVNFQDAIFPDTQENRRMFSSLFQFSNCSQGQQLATFSSDWEIQEDNRLMCSSVQKALFEEEDHVKKLQQKVATLEKRNRQLRERVKKVKRSLRQARKKGRHLELANQKLSEKLAAGALPHINARGPVRAPYLRG